AATTTGTACTTATTAATTATGGTCCATGGGACAGACTTGATGGAAATAAACCATTTATTCAAAAATATGGTAATAAGCCTCTTGGTGCTAATTTTTACCCAAAGGATATGACATTTAGTGAATTCGAATCATCAAAAGCAAATGGTAAATTCAGCTTATATACATTAGTAAAAAAAGATAATAAAGGTTTATTATATACTGTACCATATCATTCAGCTTATAAAGAACAAATACAAAAAATAGCTGAACTCTTAAAACAAGCATCTGAACTTGCTGAAAACAAAGAATTTAAAAAATACCTACAATTACGCGCAGATGCTTTATTAACCGATAAGTATTCTAAAAGTGATTTGGCATGGATAAATTTAAAAGATAATATTGTTGACTTGATTATTGGTCCTATTCAGGATATTGAAGATAGACTATTTGGTGCAAAAGCTGCTCATGATGCATTATTATTAATTAAAGATATTGAATCAAGTAAAAAACTTGAAAAATTTGCTTTGATTTTACCATATCTGCAAAAAAGTTTGCCTGTCGATGATAAATATAAAGCTGAATCTCCCGGAGAAGCATCAAATATTGGTGTTTATGATGTAATTTATAATTCAGGATATAGCAATGCCGGAAGCAAACTTATATCAGTTAATTTACCTGTGGATATTTATATGAATATTACACAAGGAAATAAAAAACTCCATTTTAAAAATATAATAAAAGCAAAATTTGATAAAATACTTTTACCAATAAGCGATATTGTTATTGATGAAGATCAACGTAAACATGTAACTTCTGATGCTTTTTTTCAAAATTCAATATTTTGGGAAATTGCTGATGGTTTAGGAATACAAAATACTATTAATAACAAAGGTACTGTTAAAGATGCCTTAAGTGAATATTACAATATTATTGAAACTACAAAATCAGAAATGCTTAGCTTGTTTTTTGTTACAAGATTACATGACATGGGAGAATTAGATTGTAATTTAATGGATAATTATGTTACATACATGGCAAGTGTATTCCGTTCAGTTCGTTTTGGAGCTACCGATGCACAAGGGAAAGCAAATATGATAAAATTCTATTATTTTGAAGAACACGGAGCATTTATTAGAGATGAAAAAACAGGAACATATAAAATTGATTTTGACAAAATGAAAGAAGCAATGCTTTCCTTATCAAATGAAATATTGGTTATTCAAGGTGATGGAAATTATGATGCTGCAAAAACTTTAGTTCAGAAAAAAGGATTTATCAGAGAAGATTTATATAACGACCTTGTGCGTATCGCAAAAAGCAGAATTCCTAAAGATATTGTTTATGAACAAGGTGTTGATGTTTTAGGATTATAAGATACGCTTTATTATCTTAAAGTCAAGAAAAAAAGCATAGGCTTCAAACGGCTTGAAAAAGCAAGTTTGAAGCCTATTTTTTATGCGTAATTCTAATTCTTTCACGCCATTTCATAAAATATACTAACCTCATATTTTTCCTTTGTAAACTTGTTTTGATATTGAATGAAATATTCACTTTTATTGCTGACCACTTTGAAAATAATGTTGCCTCACTGGCGGAAGCAATGCTATAAACACAATTGATATTCCAAGCAAAACATATCCTGTATGAACAAAATGCACGGAGTTTATCATTAAGGTTTGAACACTAATCCAAATAATTAGTGCAAAGCCTACATACAATGTAAATGTCCACGCCCAATACATATCTCTATATACGTTTAGTACATTTACCCATGTCCATTGTGGGCGTTTTAATAATGAATAAAAAACTAGTGCAGGAATAACACCTAATACAGTGAACAAAATTAGCCCCGGAATCAGAAAATTATTGAATGGCGAATTTTTTAAAATTATTATGGGCATTTGAAGAAGCTCTCCACTCGGGTCAAGAGTCAACACGCCACCCCCGAACAAGGCGCCCAATGAAAGGAATAATAGCAAACAAAGTAATACATTCAATGCAAAAGGTCTTCTTGTTTTCATTTCAATTCATTTTTTTAAAATTACGCACAACTCTGTATAAATCAG
This genomic stretch from Bacteroidales bacterium harbors:
- a CDS encoding Zn-dependent hydrolase, whose translation is MISKLLNFLLIVLITVGILSCSTLSEKKTEPKLTKIQKKVAEYESVKLTTDLSKLSENQKKLLPLLIQAAEIIDEIFWKQAFGNKEELLNDIKGEDSLKFVLINYGPWDRLDGNKPFIQKYGNKPLGANFYPKDMTFSEFESSKANGKFSLYTLVKKDNKGLLYTVPYHSAYKEQIQKIAELLKQASELAENKEFKKYLQLRADALLTDKYSKSDLAWINLKDNIVDLIIGPIQDIEDRLFGAKAAHDALLLIKDIESSKKLEKFALILPYLQKSLPVDDKYKAESPGEASNIGVYDVIYNSGYSNAGSKLISVNLPVDIYMNITQGNKKLHFKNIIKAKFDKILLPISDIVIDEDQRKHVTSDAFFQNSIFWEIADGLGIQNTINNKGTVKDALSEYYNIIETTKSEMLSLFFVTRLHDMGELDCNLMDNYVTYMASVFRSVRFGATDAQGKANMIKFYYFEEHGAFIRDEKTGTYKIDFDKMKEAMLSLSNEILVIQGDGNYDAAKTLVQKKGFIREDLYNDLVRIAKSRIPKDIVYEQGVDVLGL